Proteins from a genomic interval of Schaalia odontolytica:
- a CDS encoding complex I subunit 4 family protein: MVAANFPWLSVLVAVPAAGAALLGFVPPLRRAAGRVLALACALVELALGVAAAVTVFDWSAPATYQVYESHEWIPQMGITWSLGVNALGLVMILLALGLVPLVLIAGWNEEEADDRGAYPALVLALQAFMVVIFAAYDLVVFYVAFEAMLVPLYLMIGRYGTGEEAARHRAAMKFLLYSLFGGLVMLGGILFLWASASRAADGASTFFRLDTLASTLPGAASSVQMVVFVTFMVAFAIKAPMVPVHTWLPDTAAVARPGTSVLLVGVLDKIGTFGMITLCLQLTPTASSHAKWVMCVLAVISIVWGGLAANGQNDIMRLVSYTSVSHFGFMVLGIFIGSNLALVGAMFYMVAHGVSIAAMFLLSGWLARRGGTQDMREYVGMQRVTPVLAGLWLVSGLASIALPGLSGFVPEYLVLMGTWTVNAPLALVAVIGVVIAAMYVLMPYQRVFTGAPGKGKEELVDLGGRERGVMAPLVVAMLVLGIWSAPLVGALTPVADSFGHPATAPAAAEGSAQ; encoded by the coding sequence ATGGTTGCTGCTAACTTCCCGTGGCTGTCCGTCCTCGTGGCCGTTCCGGCCGCGGGCGCGGCCCTCCTCGGCTTCGTTCCGCCCCTGCGACGCGCCGCAGGACGCGTCCTCGCCCTCGCGTGTGCCCTCGTCGAGCTCGCGCTCGGCGTCGCCGCCGCCGTCACCGTCTTCGACTGGTCGGCCCCCGCCACGTACCAGGTGTACGAGAGCCACGAGTGGATCCCGCAGATGGGCATCACCTGGTCGCTGGGCGTCAACGCCCTCGGCCTGGTCATGATCCTCCTGGCCCTCGGTCTCGTCCCCCTCGTCCTCATCGCGGGATGGAACGAGGAGGAGGCCGACGATCGCGGAGCCTACCCGGCCCTCGTGCTGGCCCTCCAGGCGTTCATGGTCGTCATCTTCGCCGCCTACGACCTGGTGGTCTTCTACGTCGCCTTCGAAGCAATGCTCGTCCCCCTCTACCTGATGATCGGTCGCTACGGCACCGGGGAGGAGGCAGCTCGCCACAGGGCCGCCATGAAGTTCCTCCTCTACTCGCTGTTCGGCGGCCTGGTCATGCTCGGTGGAATCCTCTTCCTGTGGGCCAGCGCGTCGCGCGCGGCGGACGGAGCCTCCACGTTCTTCCGCCTGGACACCCTCGCCTCGACCCTTCCCGGCGCGGCATCCTCCGTGCAGATGGTCGTCTTCGTGACCTTCATGGTTGCCTTCGCGATCAAGGCGCCCATGGTTCCGGTTCACACGTGGCTGCCCGACACGGCCGCCGTCGCGCGCCCCGGCACCTCCGTTCTGCTCGTGGGCGTGCTCGACAAGATCGGCACCTTCGGCATGATCACGCTGTGCCTCCAGCTCACGCCCACCGCCTCGTCGCACGCGAAGTGGGTCATGTGCGTCCTCGCCGTCATCTCCATCGTGTGGGGCGGCCTGGCCGCCAACGGCCAGAACGACATCATGCGCCTTGTGTCCTACACCTCGGTGTCTCACTTCGGTTTCATGGTCCTGGGAATCTTCATCGGATCGAACCTCGCCCTGGTCGGAGCCATGTTCTACATGGTGGCCCACGGCGTGTCGATCGCCGCGATGTTCCTGCTCTCGGGCTGGCTCGCGCGCCGCGGTGGTACGCAGGACATGCGCGAATACGTCGGGATGCAGCGCGTCACGCCCGTCCTGGCGGGCCTGTGGCTCGTCTCGGGCCTGGCCTCGATCGCCCTTCCCGGCCTGTCGGGCTTTGTTCCCGAGTATCTGGTCCTCATGGGGACGTGGACGGTGAACGCGCCGCTGGCGCTCGTGGCCGTCATCGGTGTCGTGATCGCGGCCATGTACGTGCTCATGCCCTACCAGCGCGTCTTCACCGGAGCGCCCGGCAAGGGCAAGGAGGAGCTGGTCGACCTTGGCGGTCGCGAACGAGGCGTGATGGCGCCGCTGGTCGTCGCGATGCTCGTCCTCGGTATCTGGTCGGCCCCCCTCGTCGGAGCACTGACTCCGGTTGCTGATAGTTTCGGCCACCCGGCCACGGCGCCGGCCGCCGCTGAAGGGAGCGCACAGTGA
- the nuoN gene encoding NADH-quinone oxidoreductase subunit NuoN gives MATFEAPQVHWLSLTPILIVLGGAVLGILVEAFAPAKARRPIVIALAVAATCGAGSVLVLRWAPVVAAPTTLGEYIEDPLTIAAQFVLAVLGFVAVLVMADRTSVGDGAFAGQPSDRPDSAAEELTQRHSYQRSEIFPLALFSLGGMMIFPAADNFVTLFVALEVMSLPLYIMAATARRRRQLSFEAALKYFVLGAFSSGFMLMGAALLFGFSNSLRISALGSAISTNTNMDWMVLVGVLSVMVGLLFKVGAAPFHAWTPDVYTGAPTPVTGFMAAAVKVAAFAAMARFYQAVAAYLQWDFLYVFAAVAVLTILVGTFAGLVQDDVKRMLAYSSIAHAGFILMGILAIQKGGTGHVLFYTLGYGLATVGAFAVVTLVRSCDAEGNALGEATSLRKWAGIGRTNPWIAASMLVFLLSFAGIPLTAGFVGKFVIFSDAIAGGVGWLAIVGLAASAITAFYYFRLVRLMFFTAPGEETVVVKSEGMSAVAIVVCVLGTIALGVFPGPVLSLLEKIVILIP, from the coding sequence ATGGCTACCTTCGAGGCCCCCCAGGTCCACTGGCTGAGCCTCACACCGATCCTCATCGTCCTCGGCGGAGCGGTCCTGGGCATCCTCGTGGAGGCATTCGCCCCCGCGAAGGCCCGTCGCCCCATCGTCATCGCCCTCGCGGTTGCCGCGACGTGCGGCGCGGGTTCCGTTCTCGTTCTGCGCTGGGCGCCGGTCGTGGCCGCGCCGACCACGCTGGGGGAGTACATCGAGGATCCGCTCACCATCGCGGCGCAGTTCGTGCTGGCGGTCCTCGGGTTTGTCGCCGTGCTGGTGATGGCCGACCGGACGAGCGTCGGGGACGGGGCCTTCGCCGGCCAACCCTCGGACCGCCCCGATTCGGCGGCCGAGGAACTGACCCAGCGCCACTCCTATCAGCGCTCCGAGATCTTCCCGCTGGCGCTGTTCTCCCTGGGCGGCATGATGATCTTCCCGGCGGCGGACAACTTCGTCACCCTCTTCGTCGCCCTCGAGGTCATGTCCCTGCCCCTGTACATCATGGCTGCGACGGCGCGCCGCCGCCGCCAGCTGTCCTTCGAGGCGGCGCTGAAGTACTTCGTGCTCGGCGCGTTCTCCTCCGGCTTCATGCTCATGGGCGCGGCCCTCCTCTTCGGGTTCTCCAACTCCCTGCGCATCTCGGCGCTGGGCAGCGCGATCTCGACGAACACGAACATGGACTGGATGGTCCTCGTCGGCGTGCTGAGCGTCATGGTCGGTCTCCTCTTCAAGGTGGGTGCGGCCCCGTTCCACGCGTGGACCCCGGATGTCTACACCGGGGCCCCGACCCCCGTGACCGGCTTCATGGCTGCCGCCGTGAAGGTCGCCGCTTTCGCCGCGATGGCTCGCTTCTACCAGGCCGTGGCTGCCTACCTGCAGTGGGACTTCCTGTACGTCTTTGCCGCCGTCGCGGTCCTGACGATCCTCGTGGGGACCTTCGCGGGTCTCGTCCAGGACGACGTCAAGCGCATGCTGGCCTACTCCTCGATCGCCCACGCCGGCTTCATCCTGATGGGCATTCTCGCGATCCAGAAGGGCGGCACGGGCCATGTGCTCTTCTACACGCTCGGATACGGCCTGGCGACCGTCGGTGCTTTCGCCGTGGTGACGCTGGTGCGCTCCTGCGATGCGGAGGGCAACGCCTTGGGCGAGGCGACAAGCCTGCGCAAGTGGGCGGGCATCGGCCGCACCAACCCGTGGATAGCGGCGTCGATGCTGGTGTTCCTGCTCTCGTTCGCGGGCATCCCGCTGACGGCCGGCTTCGTCGGCAAGTTTGTGATCTTCTCGGATGCCATCGCTGGCGGAGTCGGTTGGCTGGCGATCGTGGGCCTCGCGGCTTCGGCGATCACGGCGTTCTACTACTTCCGTCTGGTGCGCCTGATGTTCTTCACCGCGCCCGGTGAGGAGACGGTCGTGGTCAAGTCCGAGGGCATGAGCGCCGTCGCGATCGTCGTGTGCGTTCTTGGTACGATCGCCCTGGGGGTCTTCCCCGGTCCCGTGTTGAGCCTCCTCGAAAAGATCGTCATACTGATTCCGTGA
- a CDS encoding polyprenyl synthetase family protein — MNVQTPDLHVPDLESRITPGLEVVERRLLEAVSSSRDLTDELTSHLAVAGGKRMRPLLTLVCAQLGESDRRLDDAVLTAATAVELTHLASLYHDDVMDSAPTRRGVPSAQHLWGNNRAILAGDILFARASLLVASLGPEIVAHHARTFERLCQGQLNETFGPTHGADRVDFYLQVLADKTGSLVSTAASFGALLSGAGRLVADVVADFGEKVGVAFQIADDVLDLASSGEQSGKTPGTDLREGVDTLPVLLLRRRQEAGTIDEAGARILRDLAGDLSSDEALAGVVEQLRTHDVLEETRELARRWASDAVDTLEALPKGEAKTALVAFANLMVDRLA; from the coding sequence GTGAACGTCCAAACACCCGATCTTCATGTTCCCGACCTCGAGTCTCGGATTACGCCAGGGCTCGAGGTCGTCGAGCGTCGTCTCCTGGAGGCCGTCTCCTCGTCGCGCGACCTGACGGACGAGCTGACGTCACACCTGGCGGTCGCGGGTGGCAAGCGGATGCGTCCGCTCCTGACCCTCGTGTGCGCGCAGCTGGGGGAGAGCGATCGCCGCCTGGACGACGCGGTGCTGACGGCGGCGACCGCCGTCGAGCTCACCCACCTGGCGTCCCTCTACCACGACGACGTCATGGATTCCGCGCCGACGCGGCGCGGGGTTCCCTCGGCTCAGCACCTGTGGGGCAACAACCGAGCGATCCTCGCGGGTGACATTCTTTTCGCGCGCGCCTCCCTGCTGGTTGCCTCCCTGGGTCCCGAGATCGTTGCCCACCACGCGCGCACCTTCGAGCGCCTGTGCCAGGGGCAGCTGAACGAGACCTTCGGTCCGACACATGGGGCCGATCGCGTCGACTTCTACCTGCAGGTCCTGGCCGACAAGACGGGTTCCCTCGTGTCGACGGCGGCGTCCTTCGGGGCGCTCCTGTCGGGCGCGGGGCGCCTGGTCGCCGATGTCGTGGCCGACTTCGGTGAGAAGGTGGGTGTCGCCTTCCAGATCGCCGACGACGTCTTGGATCTGGCGTCGTCGGGGGAGCAGTCCGGCAAGACGCCCGGGACGGACCTGCGCGAGGGTGTGGATACTCTGCCCGTCCTGCTCCTGCGTCGCCGCCAGGAGGCGGGAACGATCGACGAGGCGGGGGCTCGCATCCTGCGTGACCTGGCGGGGGACCTATCCTCGGACGAGGCGCTGGCCGGCGTCGTCGAGCAGCTGCGCACGCACGACGTGCTGGAGGAGACCCGCGAGCTGGCCCGCCGGTGGGCGAGCGATGCCGTGGACACCCTGGAGGCGCTTCCCAAGGGCGAGGCCAAGACGGCGCTCGTCGCCTTCGCCAACCTGATGGTGGACCGCCTGGCGTAG
- a CDS encoding FAD-dependent oxidoreductase, with amino-acid sequence MAPLNVAVIGAGPAGIYASDILSKSGLEVNIDLFERLPAPYGLVRYGVAPDHPRIKQIIVALYKILQRGDIRLLGNVEVGRDVSLDDLRDHYDAIVIATGADRDHPLDIPGVDLPESYGAADFVSWYDGNPDYPRTWPLQARQVAVIGVGNVALDVSRVLAKHAEDMLKTEVPANVARALAENPITDVHVFGRRGPAQVKFTPLELRELGKVPDVDVIVSEEDFDFDEGSEEALRASNQQRQVVKTLTNYAMADEEEHTASRRIHIHLFQSPVEIVADERGHVKALRTERTALNGDGSVSGTGVITTWPVQAVYRAVGYYSSPIPGLPFDRRAGVVPNVEGRVIEGETTKDESADVVPGVYATGWIKRGPVGLIGSTKSDAQQTITHLVEDATAGRLHAKTTAVGHEAMVALLEERGVEYTTWEGWELLDAYEQALGESFGELPGGRGRRERIKVVSRRVMTDISRGVPVDPATADHIGQMGEMGVPTAPERFDDYTGPGRRI; translated from the coding sequence TTGGCACCGCTCAACGTCGCCGTCATCGGCGCTGGTCCCGCCGGCATCTACGCCTCCGACATCCTGTCGAAGTCGGGGCTCGAGGTCAACATCGATCTCTTCGAGCGGCTTCCGGCCCCCTATGGGCTGGTGCGCTACGGCGTCGCGCCGGATCACCCGCGCATTAAGCAGATCATCGTCGCGCTCTACAAGATCTTGCAACGCGGTGACATTCGGCTGCTCGGCAACGTTGAGGTGGGCCGAGACGTGAGCCTTGACGACCTGCGCGACCACTACGACGCGATTGTGATCGCGACCGGTGCCGATCGCGATCATCCCCTGGATATTCCGGGCGTGGATCTGCCGGAGTCCTACGGTGCGGCGGACTTCGTGTCCTGGTACGACGGAAACCCGGACTATCCGCGCACGTGGCCGCTTCAGGCCCGGCAGGTGGCCGTCATCGGCGTGGGCAACGTGGCGCTGGACGTGTCGCGCGTGCTCGCCAAGCACGCCGAGGACATGCTCAAGACGGAGGTCCCCGCCAACGTCGCCCGCGCCCTGGCGGAGAACCCGATCACGGATGTTCACGTCTTTGGTCGGCGCGGCCCGGCGCAGGTGAAGTTCACGCCGCTGGAGCTGCGCGAGCTGGGCAAAGTGCCCGACGTGGACGTCATCGTGTCGGAGGAGGACTTCGACTTCGACGAGGGGTCCGAGGAGGCCCTGCGCGCCTCGAATCAGCAGCGTCAGGTCGTCAAGACCCTGACGAACTATGCGATGGCCGACGAGGAGGAGCACACCGCGTCGCGGCGCATCCACATTCACCTGTTCCAGTCGCCGGTCGAGATCGTCGCCGACGAGCGCGGGCACGTCAAGGCGCTGCGCACCGAGCGAACGGCCCTCAACGGCGACGGCAGCGTCTCGGGTACGGGCGTCATCACGACGTGGCCGGTGCAGGCCGTGTATCGCGCGGTTGGCTACTACTCCTCCCCGATCCCCGGACTTCCTTTCGATAGGCGAGCGGGCGTGGTGCCCAACGTCGAGGGGCGTGTCATCGAGGGAGAGACGACGAAGGACGAGTCCGCGGACGTTGTTCCCGGCGTGTACGCCACCGGATGGATCAAGCGCGGTCCCGTCGGGCTGATCGGCTCGACCAAATCGGATGCGCAGCAGACGATCACGCACCTGGTGGAGGATGCGACGGCTGGTCGCCTGCACGCCAAGACCACGGCGGTCGGTCACGAGGCCATGGTCGCCCTGCTGGAGGAGCGCGGCGTGGAGTACACGACCTGGGAGGGGTGGGAGCTTCTGGACGCCTACGAGCAGGCGCTGGGGGAGAGCTTCGGCGAGCTTCCCGGCGGTCGCGGCAGGCGGGAGCGCATCAAGGTGGTCTCGCGCCGTGTCATGACCGACATTTCGCGTGGTGTTCCGGTAGACCCGGCCACCGCGGACCACATCGGGCAGATGGGTGAGATGGGAGTCCCCACGGCTCCCGAGCGCTTCGACGACTACACGGGACCCGGGCGCCGTATCTAG
- the htpX gene encoding zinc metalloprotease HtpX, with protein sequence MVHRNYHNGLKTTLLLGGMWALLLLIGSLVATSTGRVVWILVFAGLGLAQTAYVFWNSATLALRSMGAYQVSEEEQPELYRIVRELAQRADQPMPTIWVAPSLTPNAFATGRDPSNAAVCCTEGILAILGERELRGVLGHELMHVYNRDILTTSVAAAMGGLITAIAQVMLFVGGGSRREGGALGFLGMIAMSLLAPIASTLIQLSLSRTREFDADEDGAMLTQDPLALASALRKLEMATDRHPMEDTPRTRNVAAMMIANPFRGASVARVLSTHPPIEERIARLEKIAGY encoded by the coding sequence ATGGTGCATAGGAACTACCACAACGGTCTGAAGACGACGCTCCTGCTCGGAGGCATGTGGGCGCTTCTCTTGCTGATCGGCTCGCTGGTCGCAACGAGCACGGGTCGTGTCGTGTGGATCCTTGTCTTTGCGGGTCTCGGGCTGGCGCAGACCGCCTATGTGTTCTGGAACTCGGCGACCCTCGCGCTGCGGTCGATGGGCGCCTATCAGGTCAGCGAGGAGGAGCAGCCGGAACTGTATCGGATTGTTCGGGAGCTGGCGCAGCGGGCCGATCAGCCGATGCCGACCATATGGGTCGCGCCCTCGCTGACGCCCAATGCCTTCGCCACGGGCCGCGACCCCAGCAACGCCGCCGTGTGCTGCACCGAGGGGATCCTCGCGATCCTGGGCGAGAGGGAGTTGCGCGGCGTCCTTGGGCACGAGCTGATGCACGTCTACAACCGGGACATTCTCACCACGTCGGTCGCGGCGGCGATGGGTGGCCTCATCACGGCTATCGCCCAGGTGATGCTTTTCGTCGGCGGCGGTTCCCGTCGCGAGGGAGGGGCCCTGGGTTTTCTCGGAATGATCGCGATGAGCCTGCTGGCCCCGATCGCGTCGACCCTCATCCAGCTGTCCCTGTCGCGCACCCGAGAGTTCGACGCGGACGAGGACGGCGCGATGCTGACTCAGGATCCCCTCGCGCTCGCCTCGGCCCTGCGCAAGCTCGAGATGGCGACGGATCGGCACCCGATGGAAGACACGCCGCGCACGCGCAACGTCGCCGCGATGATGATTGCCAACCCCTTCCGCGGCGCCTCCGTTGCGCGGGTCCTCTCGACGCACCCGCCGATCGAGGAACGCATCGCGCGGCTCGAGAAGATCGCCGGCTACTAG
- a CDS encoding YajQ family cyclic di-GMP-binding protein: MADSSFDVVSKLDRQEVDNAVNQTAKEIANRYDFRGVDAAITLSGDTITMEANSASRVLAILDVLQSKLIRRGLSLKVLDYKDREPKASGKLYKLACPLKEGIPQESAKKISKLIREEGPKGVKAQIQGDELRVSSKSRDDLQAVIALLKGPKGEELDVALQFVNYR; the protein is encoded by the coding sequence ATGGCCGACTCCTCCTTCGACGTCGTCTCCAAGCTCGACCGCCAAGAGGTCGACAACGCCGTCAACCAGACCGCCAAGGAGATCGCCAACCGCTACGACTTTCGAGGCGTCGACGCGGCGATCACCCTCAGCGGGGACACGATCACCATGGAGGCGAACTCGGCCTCGCGCGTTCTCGCGATCCTCGACGTGCTGCAGTCCAAGCTGATCCGACGCGGCCTCTCCCTGAAGGTCCTCGACTACAAGGACCGCGAACCCAAGGCATCCGGAAAGCTCTACAAGCTCGCCTGCCCCCTCAAGGAGGGCATCCCGCAGGAGAGCGCCAAGAAGATCTCCAAGCTCATCCGCGAGGAGGGACCCAAGGGAGTCAAGGCCCAGATCCAGGGCGACGAACTGCGCGTGTCCTCCAAGTCGCGCGACGACCTCCAGGCCGTCATCGCGCTCCTTAAGGGCCCCAAGGGCGAGGAGCTGGACGTCGCCCTTCAATTCGTCAACTACCGCTAG
- the rpmG gene encoding 50S ribosomal protein L33 gives MASKSQDVRPKITLACSECKERNYITKKNRRNTPDRLELAKYCPRCHKSTAHRETR, from the coding sequence GTGGCAAGCAAGTCCCAGGACGTTCGCCCCAAGATCACTCTGGCCTGCTCGGAGTGCAAGGAGCGCAACTACATCACCAAGAAGAACCGTCGTAACACGCCGGATCGTCTCGAGCTGGCGAAGTACTGCCCGCGCTGCCACAAGTCGACGGCGCACCGCGAGACCCGCTGA
- a CDS encoding sialidase family protein translates to MIARVEARRIVAPLGEGEARIPALARLGDARTVLFYDERPAPASGEGSDFNGLTMASDLPNPNRIRWMERRGSGLWSEARPLPQGAPPVSSDACVGVDGDGLVHLAFASSEGAVGYMDSRRRGERLRAWWAWGRGPEELAYADVTNALYEATGADALFATSGATATVDGAVALPYVVRVGSETHVRVVGARGGRLEWVSDPLAGGDGVLLDETTVSVWDGRLVACCRIQGFEGRGSGARYLAWGDGQSWEGGRLWELEDPGCNARLVRDLLVHPHSRRARRAGALVRLAPPWEEGMSAEVLASFGEGGFGYSDMALAGRELLVVFERDRGLWEATLPTSGVLGE, encoded by the coding sequence ATGATCGCACGTGTTGAAGCCCGCAGGATCGTCGCTCCCCTCGGCGAGGGCGAGGCGCGCATCCCCGCTCTGGCTCGCCTGGGGGACGCAAGGACGGTGCTGTTCTACGACGAGCGGCCCGCTCCCGCCAGCGGAGAGGGTTCCGACTTCAACGGGCTGACCATGGCCTCGGACCTGCCCAACCCGAACCGGATCAGGTGGATGGAGCGCCGCGGGAGCGGGCTGTGGTCTGAGGCGCGCCCGCTGCCGCAGGGGGCGCCCCCGGTGTCCTCGGACGCGTGCGTGGGCGTGGACGGTGACGGGCTCGTACACCTCGCCTTCGCCTCGTCGGAGGGTGCCGTGGGCTACATGGACTCGCGCCGCCGCGGTGAGCGCCTGCGCGCCTGGTGGGCGTGGGGGAGGGGGCCGGAGGAGCTGGCCTACGCTGACGTGACCAATGCGCTCTACGAGGCGACGGGCGCGGACGCCCTCTTTGCGACGTCGGGGGCAACCGCGACGGTTGACGGGGCGGTCGCCCTACCCTATGTCGTGCGCGTCGGAAGCGAGACGCACGTGCGCGTCGTTGGCGCGCGCGGCGGCCGGTTGGAGTGGGTGTCGGATCCGCTCGCGGGTGGGGACGGTGTCCTCCTGGATGAGACGACCGTGAGCGTGTGGGACGGGCGTCTCGTTGCCTGCTGCCGGATTCAGGGCTTCGAGGGGCGCGGCTCGGGAGCGCGCTACCTCGCGTGGGGCGACGGGCAGAGCTGGGAGGGTGGGCGCCTGTGGGAGCTCGAGGACCCGGGGTGCAACGCGCGCCTCGTCCGTGACCTCCTCGTGCATCCGCATTCGCGTCGCGCCCGCCGCGCCGGCGCCCTCGTGCGGCTCGCGCCCCCGTGGGAGGAGGGCATGAGCGCCGAGGTGCTCGCCTCCTTCGGCGAGGGCGGCTTCGGCTATAGCGACATGGCCCTGGCCGGGCGCGAGCTGCTCGTGGTCTTCGAGCGCGACCGGGGCCTGTGGGAGGCGACGCTGCCGACCTCCGGCGTGCTCGGTGAGTGA
- a CDS encoding FadR/GntR family transcriptional regulator, translating into MDAIKSYMLRHGLHSGDRLPTESALCTDLGVSRSSVREALRRLEALDIVTVRQGSGSYVGNMSMQPLVETLILRASLDAANGIQSLHSIVETRHALDLGIALPLTRAMKGTTNPHLWELVDVMTSQAREGATYLDQDIAFHSGLLAYLNNDLMHQLVAAMWLVHQNVTPQLAAASRQEMEDAADAHAAILRACEAGEIGAYVEAVNAHYAPLLAIIEGR; encoded by the coding sequence ATGGACGCAATCAAGTCCTACATGCTGCGCCACGGGCTACACTCCGGAGACCGTCTCCCGACCGAGTCCGCCCTGTGCACCGACCTGGGTGTGTCACGTTCCTCAGTGCGCGAGGCTCTACGCCGACTCGAGGCGCTCGACATCGTGACGGTCCGCCAGGGATCCGGATCCTACGTGGGCAACATGTCGATGCAGCCGCTGGTCGAAACCCTCATCCTGCGCGCCTCCCTCGACGCGGCCAACGGCATCCAATCCCTGCACTCCATCGTCGAAACGCGCCACGCCCTCGACCTGGGGATCGCGCTGCCCCTCACGCGCGCCATGAAAGGAACCACGAACCCGCACCTGTGGGAGCTCGTGGACGTCATGACCTCGCAGGCGCGCGAGGGCGCCACCTACCTGGATCAGGACATCGCCTTCCACTCGGGCCTGCTGGCCTACCTGAACAACGACCTCATGCATCAGCTGGTCGCCGCCATGTGGCTGGTGCATCAAAACGTCACCCCGCAGCTGGCGGCCGCGTCGCGCCAGGAGATGGAGGACGCCGCCGACGCACACGCCGCGATCCTGCGCGCCTGCGAGGCCGGCGAGATCGGCGCCTACGTCGAGGCGGTCAACGCGCACTACGCCCCACTCTTGGCAATCATCGAGGGCCGCTGA
- a CDS encoding ABC transporter substrate-binding protein has protein sequence MRMSKHFATGAALTAAAAMVLTACGGGSSTSNGSGGADASGGPKGTVTAGVAYETTDYGPITTSALGMGANWQVLEGLYRFNMADYSVSPALAAGDPVKVSDTEYEVSLREGAKFSDGTPVTAADVVSSYERATSEKSIYRQFFTFVDSVSAKDDTTVTITLKHPFANLKERFVNVRVVPSSMDEDSLKAKPVGSGPYKYETITATEITAVPNENYTGNEPAKVATLKWQALKDDSARLAAAIGGTIDVMEAVPASTQDQLKNVGWNVESKPGYGNPFMMFNTRKAPFDKPEVRRAFLKAIDKQKLISSALDGQAVEATSFLPEANPAYKKPATDLSYDKAAATKLLSDAGVSGLEINLVTTDHPWVLNLVPQIKSDLEALGVKVNHTQMASSDLYSNVADVDSPTYDVILAPGDPSVFGVDPGIIISWWNGDNVWTKKRDGWQESDPESFAKLQSIMDEAVQLEGDAAKAKWGEAQDLLAEKTVLYPLVFRNMITGSNPKKVDGFQAISSTGLQLLGVSAK, from the coding sequence ATGCGAATGAGCAAACACTTCGCAACCGGCGCCGCGCTGACCGCGGCCGCCGCCATGGTCCTGACCGCGTGCGGCGGCGGGTCCTCCACCTCGAACGGTTCCGGCGGTGCCGATGCCTCCGGCGGTCCCAAGGGGACCGTCACGGCCGGCGTCGCCTACGAGACCACCGACTACGGGCCGATCACCACCTCGGCGCTCGGCATGGGAGCGAACTGGCAGGTCCTCGAGGGCCTGTACCGCTTCAACATGGCCGACTACTCCGTCAGCCCCGCGCTGGCCGCCGGCGACCCCGTGAAGGTCTCCGACACCGAGTACGAGGTGAGCCTGCGCGAGGGCGCGAAGTTCTCCGACGGCACCCCCGTGACCGCCGCCGACGTCGTCAGCTCCTACGAGCGCGCCACCTCCGAAAAGTCCATCTACCGCCAGTTCTTCACCTTCGTCGACTCCGTGAGCGCGAAGGACGACACGACGGTCACCATCACCCTCAAGCACCCCTTCGCCAACCTCAAGGAGCGCTTCGTCAACGTCCGCGTTGTCCCCTCCTCCATGGACGAGGACTCCCTGAAGGCCAAGCCGGTCGGCTCGGGCCCCTACAAGTACGAGACGATCACGGCCACCGAGATCACCGCCGTCCCCAACGAGAACTACACCGGTAACGAGCCGGCCAAGGTCGCCACCCTGAAGTGGCAGGCCCTCAAGGACGACTCGGCCCGCCTCGCCGCAGCGATCGGCGGAACGATCGACGTCATGGAGGCCGTGCCCGCCTCGACTCAGGACCAGCTCAAGAACGTCGGCTGGAACGTCGAGTCCAAGCCCGGCTACGGCAACCCCTTCATGATGTTCAACACGCGCAAGGCCCCCTTCGACAAGCCCGAGGTGCGCCGCGCGTTCCTGAAGGCCATCGACAAGCAGAAGCTGATCAGCTCCGCGCTCGACGGCCAGGCCGTCGAGGCCACCTCCTTCCTGCCCGAGGCCAACCCCGCCTACAAGAAGCCCGCAACCGACCTGTCCTACGACAAGGCGGCCGCGACCAAGCTCCTGAGCGACGCCGGCGTCTCCGGCCTGGAGATCAACCTCGTGACGACGGACCACCCGTGGGTCCTCAACCTGGTTCCCCAGATCAAGTCCGACCTCGAGGCGCTCGGCGTGAAGGTCAACCACACGCAGATGGCTTCCTCCGACCTGTACTCCAACGTCGCCGACGTGGACAGCCCCACCTACGACGTCATCCTCGCCCCCGGTGATCCCTCGGTCTTCGGCGTGGATCCGGGCATCATCATCTCCTGGTGGAACGGCGACAACGTGTGGACCAAGAAGCGCGACGGCTGGCAGGAGTCCGATCCCGAGTCCTTCGCCAAGCTGCAGTCCATCATGGACGAGGCCGTCCAGCTCGAGGGCGACGCCGCCAAGGCCAAGTGGGGCGAGGCACAGGACCTTCTCGCCGAGAAGACCGTCCTGTACCCCCTCGTCTTCCGCAACATGATCACCGGATCCAACCCGAAGAAGGTGGATGGTTTCCAGGCGATCTCCTCCACCGGCCTGCAGCTGCTCGGTGTGAGCGCAAAGTAA